Proteins from one Capricornis sumatraensis isolate serow.1 chromosome 2, serow.2, whole genome shotgun sequence genomic window:
- the LOC138096606 gene encoding olfactory receptor 4F3/4F16/4F29-like gives MKLMDRGNHSVVSEFLLQGLTSSWEIQILLFLFFTVFYIASMLGNLLIVLTILSDHHLHSPMYFLLANLSFIDTGVSSIATPKMISDLFRRHKVISLRGCVTQMFFIHTVGGAEMVLLIVMAYDRYVAICKPLHYLTIMSLRMCTSLLAVAWTIGLMHSVAQLAFVVNLPFCGPNEMDSFYCDFPRFIKLACTDTYRLEFLVTANSGFISMGTFCILIVSYIFILVTVRKHSSGGSSKALSTLSAHITVVVFFFGPCIIVYVWPFPTLPIDKFLAIFDVLITPFMNPIIYTFRNKEMKMAMRRLFGKVLSFRKSSHAQSKKFRLILTIFGN, from the coding sequence ATGAAGTTGATGGATAGAGGaaatcactcagtggtgtctgaattTTTGCTGCAGGGACTCACCAGTTCTTGGGAGATCcagattcttctttttctatttttcacagTATTTTATATAGCGAGTATGTTGGGAAACCTTCTCATTGTGCTCACAATTCTCTCAGACCACCATTTACATTCGCCCATGTACTTTTTGTTGGCCAATCTCTCCTTCATTGACACAGGTGTTTCCAGCATTGCAACCCCAAAGATGATTTCTGACCTTTTCAGAAGACACAAAGTCATCTCCTTGAGAGGCTGCGTCACTCAGATGTTCTTTATTCACACTGTCGGGGGTGCAGAGATGGTGCTGCTCATAGTCATGGCCTATGACCGGTACGTTGCTATCTGTAAGCCACTCCACTACCTGACCATCATGAGCCTTAGAATGTGCACTTCTCTTCTGGCTGTTGCTTGGACCATTGGACTCATGCACTCTGTGGCCCAGCTGGCTTTTGTTGTCAACTTACCCTTTTGTGGCCCCAATGAAATGGATAGCTTTTACTGTGATTTTCCTCGGTTCATCAAACTTGCGTGTACAGACACGTATAGGCTGGAGTTTCTGGTCACTGCCAACAGTGGCTTCATCTCCATGGGCACCTTCTGTATCCTGATAGTGTCTTACATCTTCATCCTGGTCACGGTTCGCAAACACTCTTCAGGTGGTTCATCCAAGGCCCTTTCTACCCTCTCAGCTCACATCACTGTGGTAGTTTTTTTCTTTGGCCCTTGCATTATTGTCTATGTGTGGCCATTCCCTACCTTACCCATAGATAAATTTTTAGCCATCTTTGATGTTCTAATTACTCCTTTTATGAATCCTATTATCTATACATTTAGAAACAAGGAGATGAAGATGGCAATGAGGAGACTGTTTGGTAAGGTTTTAAGTTTCAGGAAGAGTTCTCATGCACAATCCAAGAAATTCAGATTGATCTTGACTATTTTTGGAAATTAA